From a single Botrytis cinerea B05.10 chromosome 16, complete sequence genomic region:
- the Bcneo1 gene encoding Bcneo1, with amino-acid sequence MSSSSAYHHESNPPDSPVDDADSDLELDLQELDPITSPTSKSSNSSSHNQQKSSKERRGPNIPLRNLRMGGLRNFARNRGYGDLGRNRDVDTESEDLRGLLNDDLGGDGMGRMSGGSENAVDDDAPLLPGDGSGSGSARSRGGRRSSFDRVKNISSQIRLPSFLSGNNPSQPQPEEGEEQDDEHDPASSRTVQVGATQTSRFPPNAVSNAKYTPISFLPRTLYNEFSFFFNMYFLLVALSQAIPPLRIGYLSTYIVPLVFVLAITLGKEAFDDIGRRRRDSEANSEGYTVLCFDKPSQADTDKYSARKKLKSKGKAKKGKLLTQPDRLSDIQEEEEDTQGQGRDAPSSSVREVVRKSRDLKVGDVLKLGKDQRVPADVVILKSTANESSAAVSHEPAVTNIIEPSESLLVDPISDPSIDQSTATTSESRGSTSQLGNTPSADAAGAGETFIRTDQLDGETDWKLRLGSPLTQSLDPSEFIRLRVVAGKPDKKVNEFIGTVSLLPKGASEYDPHLPKGGADPDDNEGDSAPLTIDNTAWANTVLASSATTLAVIVYTGPQTRSALSTSPSRSKTGLLENEINSLTKILCALTLTLSVVLVALEGFEHVEGVKWYVKIMRFLVLFSTIVPISLRVNLDMGKSVYSWFIQRDPGIEGAVVRTSTIPEELGRIEYLLSDKTGTLTQNEMEMKKIHVGTVSYANEAMDEVASYVKQGFSVPVDANQSSILVTPSSVASNTITATRTRREIGSRVRDVVLALALCHNVTPTIEEINGQDVTSYQASSPDEIAIVKWTEAVGLRLIHRDRKGMLLQSVDTGRSVVRVRILEVFPFTSEGKRMGIIVQFLDGSETSSSSNLEAGEIWFYQKGADTVMTSIVAANDWLDEETANMAREGLRTLVVGRKKMSVQNYKDFSQSYKEASVSINNRDAGMARVVSHFLEKDLELLGVTGVEDKLQKDVKPSLELLRNAGIKIWMLTGDKVETARCVAVSAKLVARGQYIHTIDKLRRKDNAQDHLDFLRGKTDACLLIDGESLALLLTHFRTEFISLAVLLPAVVACRCSPTQKADVAKLIREYTKKRVCCIGDGGNDVSMIQAADVGVGIVGKEGRQASLAADFSIEQFCHLTKLLVWHGRNSYKRSAKLAQFVIHRGLIISVAQTMYSIAIKFEPEGLYKDWLLVGYATVYTMAPVFSLVLDKDVDEDLANLYPELYKELTSGSSLSYRTFFVWVFVSIYQGGMIQGLSQILTEVDGPRMVAVSFTVLVLNELTMVAFEITTWHPVMIVSLIGTGLLYLGSIPFLGGYFDLSFVVTWGFVWRVAAISAISLIPPYAGKLIRRTIKPPSYRKVQGI; translated from the exons ATGTCTTCGAGCTCTGCATATCACCATGAATCAAATCCACCAGACTCTCCTGTGGATGATGCGGATTCCGACCTTGAGCTGGACTTGCAGGAACTGGATCCAATAACTTCTCctacttcaaaatcatccaattcttcttcacaCAATCAACAGAAATCCAGTAAAGAACGACGGGGTCCGAATATACCCTTAAGAAATCTGCGTATGGGTGGTCTGCGAAATTTTGCCAGAAATAGAGGTTATGGTGATTTGGGAAGAAACAGGGATGTCGATACAGAGAGTGAAGATCTGCGAGGTTTATTAAATGACGATTtgggaggggatgggatggggaggatGTCGGGAGGAAGTGAGAATGCCGTGGACGACGATGCACCTTTATTACCAGGagatggaagtggaagtggaagtgcGAGATCTCGAGGAGGACGTCGGTCAAGCTTCGACAGAGTAAAGAATATATCATCACAAATACGGCTTCCAAGCTTCTTGTCAGGAAACAACCCATCGCAGCCACAACCAGAAGAAGGCGAAGAACAAGACGACGAACATGATCCAGCTTCATCGAGAACAGTACAAGTTGGTGCCACGCAAACTTCACGATTTCCTCCCAATGCCGTTTCGAATGCAAAATATACCCCGATTAGCTTTTTACCACGAACTCTGTATAacgaattttctttctttttcaacatGTACTTTTTACTTGTCGCTTTATCTCAAGCGATACCACCTTTGCGAATTGGATACCTCTCAACATATATTGTGCCTTTAGTGTTTGTTTTGGCGATCACCCTCGGGAAGGAGgcttttgatgatattggaagacgaagacgagattCCGAAGCGAATTCCGAGGGATACACTGTCTTATGTTTCGATAAACCTTCACAAGCGGACACGGATAAATATAGTGCAAGGAAGAAGTTAAAGTCCAAGGGGAAAGCAAAAAAGGGAAAGCTTTTAACCCAACCGGATCGCTTATCAGAtatacaagaagaagaggaagatacCCAAGGTCAAGGACGAGATGCACCAAGTTCAAGCGTTCGTGAGGTGGTCCGAAAATCTAGAGATTTGAAAGTTGGAGATGTATTGAAATTAGGAAAGGATCAAAGAGTTCCTGCAGATGTCGTTATTCTGAAGAGTACAGCCAATGAATCCTCAGCTGCGGTATCACATGAACCTGCAGTGACCAATATTATTGAACCATCCGAGTCTTTACTGGTAGATCCAATATCTGATCCTTCAATCGATCAGTCTACAGCCACCACTTCAGAATCTCGAGGGTCAACTTCTCAACTTGGAAATACACCCTCAGCAGATGCAGCCGGCGCAGGTGAAACCTTTATCCGAACAGATCAATTGGATGGTGAGACAGACTGGAAATTGAGATTAGGCTCTCCTTTAACACAATCTCTTGACCCTTCTGAATTTATACGTCTTCGTGTTGTAGCTGGGAAACCCGATAAAAAGGTCAATGAATTCATTGGTACCGTTAGTCTCCTTCCCAAAGGTGCTAGTGAGTATGACCCACATTTGCCGAAAGGGGGAGCGGACCCTGATGATAATGAGGGGGATTCAGCACCATTGACGATTGACAATACTGCTTGGGCCAATACTGTTCTTGCTTCAAGTGCTACCACTTTGGCAGTAATCGTTTATACTGGACCTCAAACTAGATCAGCTCTTTCtacttctccatctcgaTCGAAAACCGGTCTTCTTGAGAATGAAATCAACTCCCTTACTAAAATTCTTTGCGCATTGACACTTACATTATCTGTTGTTCTTGTTGCACTAGAAGGGTTTGAGCACGTTGAGGGAGTCAAATGGTATGTGAAAATCATGAGATTTCTAGTATTGTTTTCCACAATTGTACCCATCAGTCTTCGTGTCAATCTGGATATGGGGAAGAGTGTTTACTCTTGGTTCATTCAACGAGATCCAGGAATTGAAGGAGCTGTTGTTCGTACAAGTACTATACCCGAGGAACTTGGTCGAATTGAATATCTACTCAGCGACAAAACTGGAACACTCACGCAaaatgaaatggaaatgaagaaaatccATGTTGGAACTGTCTCGTATGCAAATGAAGCAATGGATGAAGTTGCCTCCTATGTCAAGCAAGGATTCTCAGTCCCTGTAGATGCcaatcaatcttcaatacttGTCACACCTTCATCTGTCGCTTCAAATACTATTACCGCCACTCGGACCCGAAGAGAGATTGGGTCGAGAGTACGTGATGTAGTTCTCGCTCTTGCTCTTTGTCATAATGTCACCCCTactattgaagaaataaatgGCCAAGATGTAACATCTTATCAAGCCTCTTCACCTGATGAGATTGCAATCGTTAAATGGACCGAAGCTGTCGGATTGCGGTTGATTCATCGTGATAGGAAAGGGATGCTATTACAATCAGTCGATACCGGTCGCTCAGTCGTTCGTGTTCGTATTCTTGAAGTTTTCCCCTTTACCTCTGAAGGAAAACGTATGGGAATCATTGTTCAATTCCTTGATGGTTCTGAAACATCCTCGAGCAGTAATCTCGAAGCTGGAGAGATTTGGTTCTATCAAAAAGGTGCAGATACTGTTATGACTTCAATTGTCGCTGCAAATGATTGGCTTGATGAGGAAACTGCAAATATGGCAAGAGAAGGTCTTCGCACTTTGGTTGTTGGACGAAAGAAGATGTCTGTTCAAAACTACAAGGACTTTTCGCAAAGCTATAAGGAGGCTTCAGTTTCTATTAATAATCGAGATGCCGGTATGGCTCGTGTGGTTTCACATTTCCTCGAGAAGGACCTTGAGCTTTTAGGTGTCACTGGTGTTGAGGATAAACTTCAAAAGGATGTCAAGCCTTCGCTGGAATTACTACGAAACGCAGGTATCAAGATTTGGATGTTGACTGGTGATAAAGTCGAAACTGCTCGATGCGTTGCTGTCAGCGCCAAATTGGTAGCAAGAGgtcaatacatacataccatcgATAAGCTTAGGAGAAAGGATAATGCTCAGGATCATCTCGACTTTCTTCGTGGCAAAACTGATGCTTGTCTCTTAATCGATGGTGAGAGTCTAGCTTTACTTTTAACACACTTTCGAACCGAATTTATATCTTTGGCAGTGCTTCTTCCAGCTGTCGTTGCATGCCGATGTTCACCAACTCAAAAAGCCGATGTCGCAAAACTCATTCGAGAATATACCAAAAAACGTGTTTGTTGTATcggagatggaggaaatgatgTTTCCATGATCCAAGCTGCGGATGTGGGTGTAGGTATagttggaaaagaaggaagacaAGCTTCTCTCGCTGCGGATTTCTCGATCGAACAATTCTGTCATCTCACCAAACTTCTCGTTTGGCATGGACGGAATAGTTACAAACGAAGTGCTAAACTGGCCCAGTTTGTAATTCATAGAGGTCTCATCATTAGTGTGGCTCAAACAATGTATAGCATTGCTATAAAATTCGAACCGGAAGGACTATACAAAGATTGGTTGCTCGTCGGTTACGCAACTGTTTATACGATGGCACCAGTCTTTTCTCTGGTTCTTGATAAAGATGTCGACGAAGATCTCGCCAATCTTTACCCGGAACTTTATAAAGAACTTACATCTGGCTCATCACTTTCCTACCGAACATTTTTTGTTTGGGTCTTTGTTTCCATCTACCAAGGTGGAATGATCCAGGgtctttctcaaattctcacAGAAGTCGATGGACCAAGAATGGTGGCTGTTAGTTTCACAGTGTTGGTATTGAATGAACTCACGATGGTGGCTTTCGAAATAACAACATGGCATCCGGTTATGATAGTGAGTCTGATTGGGACAGGTTTGCTGTATTTAGGAAGTATTCCATTCTTGGGAGGATATTTTGACTTGTCGTTCGTTGTTACTTG gGGTTTTGTATGGAGAGTTGCAGCTATCTCGGCGATTTCACTTATTCCACCGTATGCTGGGAAATTGATTAGGAGAACGATCAAACCACCTAGTTACAGGAAGGTGCAGGGGATTTGA